A single window of Candidatus Binataceae bacterium DNA harbors:
- a CDS encoding hydroxyquinol 1,2-dioxygenase, producing the protein METPVRSHHHLTLCVGGAQEDYDFHVKTLGLRNVKKTLLYDGKVPIYHLYYGNDVGAESTLITCFPMRQDGRVGRFGSGQVKTVSLSVCAPGLEYWTQRLDRRGIRNLMVERFGTKRLAFHHPCGIEYELVEVREDLRQPWTGSDIPSEIAVRGVYGVTVAVRDDREMSAFMTDAMGFKGMGQDGRDSRFEVGDGAPGRVVEVTHTPDLAQGSWTFGEGTVHHVAFKVEDHKTQADFKAYLEGLGYTDCSDAKDRGYFMSVYFRTPGGALFEAAYTLDGAFLRDETYENLGASIQTPPWLVEKRDEIIARLEPIGY; encoded by the coding sequence ATGGAAACCCCCGTCCGTAGCCATCACCATCTAACGCTCTGTGTCGGCGGAGCGCAGGAAGACTACGACTTTCACGTGAAGACGCTCGGGTTGCGCAACGTCAAAAAGACCCTTCTCTACGACGGCAAAGTCCCCATCTATCACCTGTATTATGGCAATGATGTGGGTGCCGAGAGCACCCTCATCACCTGCTTTCCAATGCGCCAGGACGGACGCGTCGGGCGCTTCGGCTCTGGACAGGTCAAGACGGTGAGCCTCTCGGTCTGTGCTCCAGGTCTCGAGTACTGGACGCAGCGGCTTGACCGCCGGGGAATACGAAATTTGATGGTGGAGCGGTTCGGCACCAAGCGGCTCGCATTTCATCATCCCTGCGGAATCGAATACGAGCTGGTCGAGGTCAGAGAGGATTTACGTCAGCCGTGGACGGGCTCCGACATTCCCTCCGAGATCGCCGTGCGGGGAGTTTATGGAGTCACGGTCGCAGTCCGCGACGATCGCGAGATGAGCGCATTCATGACCGATGCTATGGGATTTAAGGGCATGGGCCAGGATGGGCGGGATTCCCGCTTTGAAGTCGGCGACGGTGCGCCAGGGCGCGTGGTGGAAGTAACCCATACTCCTGACCTTGCGCAGGGAAGCTGGACCTTCGGCGAAGGAACTGTGCATCACGTGGCCTTCAAGGTCGAGGACCACAAGACCCAGGCTGATTTCAAGGCGTACCTGGAGGGACTTGGCTACACGGACTGTTCCGATGCAAAAGACCGCGGTTACTTCATGTCGGTATATTTCCGCACTCCGGGCGGCGCCCTGTTCGAGGCGGCGTACACCCTGGACGGGGCTTTCCTGCGCGACGAGACCTATGAAAACCTGGGCGCGAGCATCCAGACCCCGCCCTGGCTGGTTGAGAAACGCGACGAGATAATCGCGAGGCTGGAACCGATCGGGTACTAG